The Thermodesulfobacteriota bacterium genome has a window encoding:
- a CDS encoding PTS sugar transporter subunit IIA, producing the protein MNLSVKDAANLLAVSEKTIYRWIKRGVLAAYRVHEQYRFNRAELLEWATSQRINVAPEMLDEPEEPPPLMPSLAEALEAGGIHYRVEGDSRDAVLAQVVRHLALPETVDREYLTRLLIARERLASTGVGNGVAVPHVRNPSVLHVTQPLVALSFLEHPVDFHAIDGVPVHTLFCTISPTLRSHLTLLSHLGFALRHPQVKAVLAQQPSRTEILAAIRQLPWS; encoded by the coding sequence GTGAATCTTTCGGTCAAGGATGCCGCGAATCTGCTCGCGGTGTCCGAAAAGACGATCTACCGCTGGATCAAACGGGGGGTTCTGGCGGCCTATCGGGTGCACGAGCAGTACCGGTTCAACCGGGCGGAGCTCCTGGAATGGGCGACATCGCAGCGCATCAACGTGGCGCCGGAGATGCTCGACGAGCCGGAGGAGCCGCCGCCGCTCATGCCGTCTCTCGCCGAGGCTCTGGAGGCGGGCGGCATCCACTACCGGGTGGAGGGCGACAGCCGGGACGCCGTCCTGGCCCAGGTGGTCCGGCACCTCGCCCTGCCCGAGACAGTGGACCGGGAGTATCTCACCCGGCTGCTCATCGCCCGGGAGCGGTTGGCGTCCACCGGTGTGGGCAATGGCGTTGCCGTGCCCCACGTGCGCAACCCCTCGGTGCTCCACGTCACCCAGCCTCTGGTCGCCCTCTCTTTCCTGGAGCACCCCGTTGACTTCCACGCCATCGATGGCGTACCCGTGCACACCCTCTTTTGCACCATCTCACCGACCCTGCGCTCCCATCTGACGCTCCTGTCCCACCTCGGCTTCGCCCTGCGCCATCCGCAGGTCAAAGCGGTCCTGGCCCAGCAGCCGAGCCGCACAGAAATCCTCGCCGCCATCCGGCAGCTTCCCTGGAGCTGA
- a CDS encoding DUF72 domain-containing protein produces MTALIRVGTSGWSYPHWRETVYPADCPPARWLEWYAGQLDTVELNASFYRLPQPATFAGWRRRTPAAFLWAVKASRYLTHVRRLADPAEPLARLYQAVDELGEKLGPILCQLPPSLVFAEQLLVDFCQALDGRRRHALEVRHPSWLGALARKIMADHNLALCIADAAGRYPYHEELTADFVYLRLHGAESLYGSLYREEQLAAWAGKLAAWGRPGYVYFDNDAQGHAFANARRLAELVAGPLTDPGGSP; encoded by the coding sequence ATGACCGCCCTGATCCGCGTCGGCACCTCGGGCTGGAGCTATCCCCACTGGCGGGAGACAGTATACCCAGCGGACTGTCCCCCGGCGAGGTGGCTGGAGTGGTACGCCGGCCAGCTGGACACCGTGGAGCTCAACGCCAGCTTCTACCGGCTGCCCCAGCCGGCCACCTTCGCCGGCTGGCGGCGGCGGACGCCGGCCGCCTTTCTGTGGGCGGTCAAGGCCAGCCGCTATCTCACCCATGTCCGGCGGCTGGCTGATCCGGCGGAGCCTTTGGCCCGGCTGTATCAGGCGGTGGATGAGCTGGGGGAGAAGCTGGGTCCCATCCTCTGCCAGTTGCCGCCCAGCCTCGTTTTCGCCGAGCAGCTGCTGGTCGATTTCTGCCAGGCCCTGGACGGCCGGCGGCGCCACGCCCTGGAGGTCCGCCACCCCAGCTGGCTGGGAGCCTTGGCCCGGAAGATCATGGCCGACCACAATCTGGCCCTGTGCATCGCCGACGCGGCTGGCCGCTACCCGTACCACGAGGAGCTGACCGCGGACTTTGTCTATCTGCGCCTGCACGGGGCCGAATCCCTTTACGGCTCCCTCTACCGCGAGGAGCAGCTGGCGGCCTGGGCCGGCAAGCTGGCCGCCTGGGGCCGGCCCGGCTATGTCTATTTCGACAACGACGCCCAGGGCCATGCCTTTGCCAACGCCCGCCGGCTGGCGGAGCTGGTGGCCGGCCCTCTCACTGACCCCGGAGGCTCTCCATGA
- a CDS encoding cytochrome c — protein sequence MTTRQRSGLAFLAILIPVLAAGCGSGPQEDAWRKDPDASLFANRCSHCHSASRPLGERRSAAAWQATVQRMRGKDPNWISAEEANRIAAFLARHRASVNPQ from the coding sequence ATGACCACCCGACAGCGCAGCGGCCTGGCTTTCCTGGCGATCCTGATCCCTGTTCTGGCTGCCGGCTGCGGCTCCGGCCCCCAGGAGGACGCCTGGCGCAAGGACCCTGATGCCAGCCTGTTCGCCAATCGCTGCTCCCACTGCCACAGCGCCAGCCGGCCCCTGGGCGAGCGCCGCTCCGCCGCGGCCTGGCAGGCCACTGTGCAGCGCATGCGGGGCAAGGATCCCAACTGGATCTCTGCCGAGGAGGCGAATCGGATCGCCGCCTTCCTGGCCCGCCACCGGGCCAGTGTCAACCCCCAGTGA
- a CDS encoding methyltransferase: MGEITSAGQILSLSTGYWQASTLHAGVRLGVFTVLNEGGRSGEEVAAATGAHPRATTVLLNALAAMGLLQKTGDRFTNGPAAARFLVEGTPGYIGYIILHHHHLVDGWAQLDTAVRTGEAVEKRSYGEERERESFQLGMFNLAMAIAPRLAAEIDLAGRRRLLDLGGGPGTYAIHFCLANPGLTAVIFDRPTTEPFARATVERFGLAGRIDFAAGDFNQTPLPAGCDVAWLSQILHSNGPEACQRLIRKTRDALAPGGLVMVHEFLLDDSHAAPLFPALFSLNMLVNNGNGRSYSEGDLRAMLQEAGLKDIRRLAFVGPNDSGIVAGTV, encoded by the coding sequence ATGGGCGAAATCACCAGCGCAGGTCAGATCCTGAGCCTGTCCACCGGCTACTGGCAGGCCTCGACCCTCCACGCCGGCGTCCGGCTGGGGGTGTTCACCGTCCTCAACGAGGGTGGCCGGAGCGGGGAAGAGGTGGCGGCGGCCACCGGCGCCCATCCCCGGGCCACCACCGTGCTCCTCAATGCCCTGGCCGCCATGGGCCTGCTGCAGAAGACCGGCGATCGCTTCACCAACGGCCCGGCCGCGGCCCGTTTTCTGGTCGAGGGCACCCCTGGCTACATCGGCTACATCATCTTGCACCACCACCATCTGGTGGACGGCTGGGCCCAGCTCGACACCGCGGTGCGCACCGGCGAGGCGGTGGAGAAGCGGAGCTACGGCGAGGAGCGGGAGCGGGAGAGCTTCCAGCTGGGCATGTTCAACTTGGCCATGGCCATTGCCCCCCGGCTGGCCGCGGAGATCGACCTCGCCGGCCGGCGGCGGCTCCTGGATCTGGGAGGAGGGCCTGGCACCTACGCCATCCACTTCTGCCTGGCCAACCCGGGCCTGACCGCGGTCATCTTCGACCGGCCGACCACCGAGCCTTTTGCCCGGGCTACGGTGGAGCGCTTCGGGCTCGCTGGCCGTATCGACTTTGCCGCCGGCGATTTCAACCAGACGCCCCTGCCCGCCGGGTGTGACGTGGCCTGGCTGTCCCAGATCCTGCACAGCAACGGCCCCGAGGCCTGCCAGCGGCTGATCAGGAAGACCCGCGATGCCCTGGCCCCGGGCGGCCTGGTCATGGTGCACGAGTTCCTGCTGGACGACAGCCACGCCGCGCCGCTCTTCCCGGCCCTGTTCTCCCTCAACATGCTGGTCAACAACGGCAACGGCCGTTCCTACTCGGAGGGGGATCTCCGGGCCATGCTCCAGGAGGCTGGCCTGAAGGATATCCGCCGCCTGGCCTTTGTGGGCCCCAACGACTCAGGGATCGTGGCCGGCACGGTATAG